A genomic region of Bactrocera dorsalis isolate Fly_Bdor chromosome 3, ASM2337382v1, whole genome shotgun sequence contains the following coding sequences:
- the LOC105222907 gene encoding trypsin beta, producing MKLNYKLTLLMLISCLYGTTNAQKRIVGGTTTKISKYPYMLGLLQDGKYFCAGSLITRKNALSAAHCVYDKQASQLIVQGGVTDLGQKGQRRGVNRMWIPEGFDITPNDFDVAVLEFRKPMVLGVNVAIIPLAKSRIRAGMRMRVCGWGKTSENAQTAATKLHTVVVQIIGGDKCATQYKKSNTKITSTMLCAGHGDKDACTGDSGAPAVVNGKQYGIVSFGNGCGRKEYPGVYTKIMNVDVRNFIYDCIRG from the coding sequence ATGAAGTTAAACTACAAGCTCACATTACTAATGCTGATCAGCTGTCTGTACGGCACTACCAATGCCCAGAAGCGTATTGTCGGTGGCACAACCACGAAAATCTCAAAATATCCGTATATGTTAGGGCTACTACAAGATGGAAAATACTTTTGTGCGGGTTCACTTATTACCAGAAAAAATGCGCTCTCAGCGGCGCATTGTGTGTACGATAAGCAAGCTTCGCAACTCATTGTTCAGGGCGGTGTTACGGATCTAGGACAGAAAGGACAGCGTCGAGGTGTGAATCGTATGTGGATTCCGGAAGGATTCGATATAACTCCCAACGATTTCGACGTCGCCGTGCTCGAGTTCCGCAAACCCATGGTTCTCGGTGTGAATGTGGCCATCATACCGCTGGCCAAGAGCCGCATTAGAGCTGGCATGCGGATGCGTGTCTGCGGCTGGGGAAAGACAAGCGAAAACGCGCAAACCGCCGCAACTAAACTACATACGGTTGTTGTGCAGATCATTGGTGGCGACAAGTGTGCCACTCAGTATAAAAAGTCCAACACAAAAATAACATCAACAATGTTGTGTGCCGGACATGGCGATAAAGATGCATGCACCGGTGATTCCGGCGCACCAGCAGTTGTTAATGGTAAGCAGTATGGCATAGTGTCTTTCGGCAATGGTTGTGGACGTAAGGAGTATCCGGGTGTctatacaaaaataatgaatgtAGATGTGCGCAACTTCATTTACGATTGCATTCGAGGTTGA